DNA sequence from the Deltaproteobacteria bacterium genome:
CGCCGCGATTCATTTGCTTCCGCCCCACCGGTTTCTTGCAGCCATCACCTATACTAACGCAGCCGCAAACACGATTCGGGAGCGTCTCTCCAGGAGGGTCCGGCTCAGGCGTAACGTTTTCGTTGGAACTACCCACTCGTTCGTGAATCGCTTCGTTCTGGCTCCGTTCGCGGAACTGTTGTCATTCCTCCCAGGAGATCGCATCTACGCGCCAGTGGATGTGCATGAGAAGGGACGAGGCGCAGCTAGATACGCAGAGAATCTGATCAAGAAGGGAATCGTCCCATATGATGAGATGATCCCCATCACCCGAAAGATTCTAAAGGTGCCGGGTGTACCGGATCGCATTTGTGAACGACTCTCTTACATCTTTGTTGATGAGTTTCAAGACACGGACATTGGGACGTTTGAGGTCTTCGAGCATTTCCGCAAGAGTGGGAAGACTATACTGCACGTAGTTGGTGATCCAGAACAGTATGTGATGAGCTTTACGTACCGAGGCCGGAAGCCGCCGAGATTCGACAAAATTCCATTCTTCCAATTCAAGAAACTGGCCCAATTGGGGCCAATCACCGAGAACCATCGCTCAAACGGGGAAATCGTTCAGTTTGCCAATCAGTTCCGGGAAGGCCTTCAGCAAAAGGTGGTTAAGCCTTATCGGAATGAAACTAGAGTTCTGTTCATCCCAGACACGGCTCTTGATGAGATTGTTCGGCGTTATCAGGCTTTGAGTGCGAATGTGGAAACCGAAGACGAGCCACGAACAAGGTTGTATCTCTCGGAGGAGAACGCGACCTTCGATTCAGTTCGTGATCAGTTTCAGATGACAGCAATCTCAAACGACGGACGAAGGAGCAATTCGATACTCGGAGACGCACTTGAACTTTTGTCTGTCGCGCTTGATCGCAGTCAACGAAGAATCTGTGAGGAATTTGGACTGTCCCGTCTTCAGTGGCG
Encoded proteins:
- a CDS encoding UvrD-helicase domain-containing protein, with the translated sequence MAKTLTKPKLAEAGPGAGKTHAMVDEIVAAIHLLPPHRFLAAITYTNAAANTIRERLSRRVRLRRNVFVGTTHSFVNRFVLAPFAELLSFLPGDRIYAPVDVHEKGRGAARYAENLIKKGIVPYDEMIPITRKILKVPGVPDRICERLSYIFVDEFQDTDIGTFEVFEHFRKSGKTILHVVGDPEQYVMSFTYRGRKPPRFDKIPFFQFKKLAQLGPITENHRSNGEIVQFANQFREGLQQKVVKPYRNETRVLFIPDTALDEIVRRYQALSANVETEDEPRTRLYLSEENATFDSVRDQFQMTAISNDGRRSNSILGDALELLSVALDRSQRRICEEFGLSRLQWRVVGVRLLRNLQAGQYGIDQLVMFVADKFGYKMSESRIKLVDDGLRLLSAELCWGAPAQRTELCASIRKAKGLQADAVLVVAKGVAELKKWLQTDRSVRVADKQDKCRLGYVAFTRPREMLCIACLKEPDAELIQTLQNLGVVTVAENHVEKGSGSEAKIALHE